A segment of the Streptomyces diastaticus subsp. diastaticus genome:
GTCGTGGGGCCGGTCGTGCCCGGCGGCCGGGTGTCGGAGTAACTCCCCGCCCCCACGGGGACGGAGGCGGCGAACGCCGGGGTCGCGGCCGGGCCGAGGCCCACGGCCGCCAGCGCGGCGGCCAGGACCATCGCGGCGGCCGGCCGGGATCTGCGGGTTGGCATGGGGCACCTCGTGTCGTCGAGAGGGACGGGCTCGTCGGCGGCGGCCACGGCGACCTGCGGACCAACGCCCTGAGGTCGCTGCGGAACCGTGACAGAGAGGGTGCAAGAGCCCAGCCTGAGAGCGCTCTCAGGTGGCGGAAAAGTAAAACCTCTGTAATCGGTTGTCAATACGTCGCGCACGGTGCCGCCCGGCCGAGCGGCGAGTCGAAGATTCCGCGCGCCCTCGACCGCGTCGCCCCTTCAAGACTTGACGGTAAAAACCAGCACGGCCGGCACGCGGCCGAGCCGGGGCGTCCGGGCGTGGGACGTGCCGGCCCGGCACCGCCGGCGGCGTTTCCCCGCCGCGCCGTTCGCCGAGGGGCGCGCTCGTGCCGCGCGCGGTTCCCCAGGGCGGGACGGAGGGAGGAACGCGAGAGGGGAACCGGAGACCGGCGCGCGGGCGTGGCGCCGGTCTGTCCACTCGGTTCCCCCTGCTCGCCGTCGGCCGCGACCGACACGGCGGCGGCCACGGCGTTCCTCCGCCGGCTCGGCCCTGACGTTCCTTCGGCCACCCGACGTCCGACGCCCGTCCGGGCACCGGGGACGGGCGCGGGCTCGGGGACCTGCCGGCGACCGGGCACCGAGACCGGCGGTTCGCGGGGGAGGCGGGGACCCGACGCAGCAGGTCGGGCCACGGCGGACGCCGGCCGGTGCCAAGGATCGGGCGTCCCGGGCGGCGGTGGCCCGGGACTCCTGTCCGCCGGTCCACCGCAACGGGGCCGGTGGCACGACTCCACCGACTCCACGCCGTCGGGCGTCGTCGGGCGCCGGAGCGCGTGGGCCGGGCTTTTTCGTGCCCCGTGCCGCCACCTGCCCGGCAGGGAGGGGCGCGCCAGGTGGAGTCACCACGGCCAGGTCGCCGGGGACACCACCACGCGCCGCCTGACCGGGTGCGGGCGGCGGACCAGTGGTCCCCCGCCGGGCAGTCCGGCGACACCCTCTCGTCCACCGGCTCGCTCACGGGGGCCGGTTGCGACGGCACCAGCGGCGCCGGAGCCGTTCAACCAGGTGATCGTGGTGGGCGCCGTCCACCGGACAACCGCCGGCGCCGGCCCGCGGCCGCACCCGCGGGCCGGACAACCGCCGCTTCCGGTCGCCGCTCACCGACGGCGAGGGCCCTCGTCCGCTCGGTGGCCCGTTCCTGAGCCGCGGTGACGGGCCCTCGCCGGCACGCCCGCCTACGGACGCCGCGAGTCCCGCGCTCTGCTGAACCTGCCGAGCGGGCGGACCTGGCGGGGCCTGGGCGGGCCGGTGCGGCGCAAGGGCGAGGTCACGCGGGCCCCCGCCGGGGTGGCGGCCGGAGGGTGGCCGCAGCCGGCGCCGGCGTTGCGGCGGACGGCTCCGGGCACGGTCGCCGCCACCCGCAGCACACGGCTGAGGCCGGTGAGGTGGAAGATGCGCCGGGCGGCCGGGTCGGGAGCGGCGACGCAGAGGATTCCGCCCTCGGCGGCGGCACGTTGCCTGGCGCGCAGCAGCAGATGCAGCGCCCGGGGTGTCACCACCCTGGTCCGCACGTGCACCACCACGACACCGGCGCCTGCCTGGAGCGCGCGGAGTTCCGCCTCGACGGTCTCCTCGTTCTCCGGGTCGACGACGGCGTCGAGCGGCACGACGGTCACGGGGGTGCGGTCGGCGGACATGGCGGTATCCCTCATGGAACCCTCCGGACACGGGTGGTCTCCTCATGGGCCGCTGCCTGACCTCACGACCCCGTGTGCCCCGGCCGGCCCGGACCATGCGAGGAATTCCGGAGCAGTCCCCCGGCCCCCGGTCCACCCGGTCAGCCCCGGGGCTTCCCGGCGTGGGCGCGGCCCTGCGCGTGCAGTTGCTCCAGCGCGTCGAGCATCACCGTACGGCGGTGCCAGTCGAGCCACTCCCCCGCCTGGGCCACCACCAGGTCCAGGGCCTTCCACTCCGTCTCGGTCGGGACGGGGCCGGCCGGCGGGGCGTAGAGCGTGATGACGCCCGAGCTCTCGCCGGAGGCGGAGAGCAGCGGGGCGTACCAGGCGTGACCGATGCCCGCCGCGCGCAGCGCCTGGCGGGTCTCCTCGCTGAGCCGGGCGTCGGCGAGCCCGTCGGTGAGGCCGACCCGTCTGCCCTCGCGCATGGCGTCCGTCGCCGGGCCGCGCGCCGCGCCGTCCGGGCCGCGGGTGAGGCGGTCCAGGAGGGCGTCCGGGATGCCCTGGTCCGCCTCCAACTGCGGGCCGATGAGCGGGTCGGCGATGTGCAGCAGGCCGCGCGTGCCGCGTACGCAGCGCAGGGCGGTGCTGAGGACCGCCTCGGCGAAGGCGCTGCGCGGCACCCTGCTGCGGCGCAGCCAGGGCGCGAAACCGAGTTCGGGTGCGGGGGCGCG
Coding sequences within it:
- a CDS encoding STAS domain-containing protein yields the protein MSADRTPVTVVPLDAVVDPENEETVEAELRALQAGAGVVVVHVRTRVVTPRALHLLLRARQRAAAEGGILCVAAPDPAARRIFHLTGLSRVLRVAATVPGAVRRNAGAGCGHPPAATPAGARVTSPLRRTGPPRPRQVRPLGRFSRARDSRRP
- a CDS encoding GAF and ANTAR domain-containing protein, which produces MAPTPFTLSSTTRSWPSAQVTTVRLTGYVDAETWPQLAACLEQALAISAGPYVAVELGPGAELTDAAARQLVRLVLDGAGHTPRLVLTGEWDSPEGAAPGRAEGRSGPRGESEVHDLRANLRTRPLIAQAQGILQERYGLRDAETAFDLLRDSSQQHNVKLRTLASVFLSAPRPADGPLWFPGRTRAPAPELGFAPWLRRSRVPRSAFAEAVLSTALRCVRGTRGLLHIADPLIGPQLEADQGIPDALLDRLTRGPDGAARGPATDAMREGRRVGLTDGLADARLSEETRQALRAAGIGHAWYAPLLSASGESSGVITLYAPPAGPVPTETEWKALDLVVAQAGEWLDWHRRTVMLDALEQLHAQGRAHAGKPRG